The DNA sequence AATTAGTTAGCAATAATTTTATTTTTGATATGACTTCTTCTAGTAACTCGGCTGGAACCTTACAAATGAATGACGCTTTTTGTGATTGCCAGTCCAGACTTTTCACTTGATCAGAAAGAATCGCACCTTCAATGGGTAGATCTTGCGGGATGCTTACCTCGAAGGGATACCCTTTTATTTTTGAAGTTACAGGACATAGTAATGACAATCCCACTTTTCCGTTATATGATGCTGGCGAGATCACCAAGGCGGGTCTTTTTCCTGCCTGTTCATGTCCAGCTTGGGGGTTAAACTGCAGCCAAACTAAATCTCCGCGTTCAGGCACATATCTTTCTACCATGTTTCGCGACCTTCCGCATCACCTGTAGAAATCTCTTTATGAATGTTTTCAGGGGTGATTTGCATCAGTAATTCGTCTAAGCTTTTTGGCTTTCGCTTAATTACAATCTTGCCATCCTCAATATCCAAATCAATTTCCGAGCCTTCTTCCAAACCTACTTTTGTTGCTATCGCTTTTGGAATCCTAATGCCTAAGCTGTTACCCCACTTTTGGACTTGTAACATGGTTTCCACCTCCAACAACGTATATACAAAGTATATACAAAGTATATACAAATTTGAAGAAAATGTCAATCTGGCCTAAATGACAGTTGAATCGCAAGAGGGGAGGATTCATTTTCCCCTCTTAGCTTCCCTTATATCCTTATAAAGCAAATCCATAAACGCTTCCTGATAACACGGTCTTTTTTGTTCCCATGAGATCTGCATACAGGATAAAAATCATGAGGTAAACTTAAAGACTCCTCTGACATGTACTTCTCTAACCTATTCCATTGATCAGTCTTTAAAACTTGCTCAGAACTTCTGTCCATATATAAATCGGGCTGATAACGCCAAAGCTTCACCTGTTCATTCCCATACCGTTGCCAGAGGCGAATCGCCATCTGAAAACCAGATGGATCCATATCGCCAGAGTACCATAACTCACAGCCTGACAATATGAGACGGTCACACAAGGAGAGCATGGCGAGCTTAAACTGTCCATAGGAACAGATCATGGGCAAAGGGTAATTAGGATCTTCTTCCTCCCATAGGCCTAACAAGGAAGAAAAGACCGCTGGATTTTCCACAATCCACTTTTCAACCAAGGCCTGAAGAAGACGCTCCAACCCCTTTTTCCTTTGCTTTAAATAGTGAATGCCTTCCTGTAGCAACTTCTCTCTGTCCTTGCTATCCTCCACTGTAAATCCCTTCTTCCTCTATGGAAGCGGCTATCTCTAACGAAGGACTGAAGGATACCTCTAAGTCCAGCATATGAAGAGATTGTCCATCCCACAAATAA is a window from the Ammoniphilus sp. CFH 90114 genome containing:
- the mazF gene encoding endoribonuclease MazF, yielding MVERYVPERGDLVWLQFNPQAGHEQAGKRPALVISPASYNGKVGLSLLCPVTSKIKGYPFEVSIPQDLPIEGAILSDQVKSLDWQSQKASFICKVPAELLEEVISKIKLLLTN
- a CDS encoding DUF2399 domain-containing protein, with amino-acid sequence MEDSKDREKLLQEGIHYLKQRKKGLERLLQALVEKWIVENPAVFSSLLGLWEEEDPNYPLPMICSYGQFKLAMLSLCDRLILSGCELWYSGDMDPSGFQMAIRLWQRYGNEQVKLWRYQPDLYMDRSSEQVLKTDQWNRLEKYMSEESLSLPHDFYPVCRSHGNKKDRVIRKRLWICFIRI
- a CDS encoding AbrB/MazE/SpoVT family DNA-binding domain-containing protein, with protein sequence MLQVQKWGNSLGIRIPKAIATKVGLEEGSEIDLDIEDGKIVIKRKPKSLDELLMQITPENIHKEISTGDAEGRETW